A stretch of DNA from Pseudonocardia hierapolitana:
ACGCACGACCTGATCGCCTGAGAGGAGCGACGTGCGCATCGCGATCGCGGCCGACCACAACGGCGTCGCGCTGAAGGCCCGGCTCGTCGCCGTCCTGCGGGAACGCGGTGACGACGTCGCCGACCTCGGCGCGGCCGACGCAGGCGAGCTCGTCGACTACCCACCGCTGTGCTTCGCGGTCTGCCGGCGCGTGCTCGACGGCGCCGCCGACCGCGGGATCGTGGTCGGCGGGAGCGGGCTCGGCGAGACCGTGGCCTGCAACAAGATCCACGGCATCCGGGCCGGGTTGTGCCCGGACCTCTTCCACGCGCGGATCTCCCGCGGCAACAACGACGCGAACGTGCTCGTGCTGGGCGCGAAGGTCGTCGCACCCGACCTGGCCGAGCAGATCGTCGACACCTGGCTCACCACCGCGTTCAACGGCGGGGTCCACCAGCGGCGCCTCGACCAGATCGCGGCGCTCGAACGCGGCGAGCCGCTCCCGTAGGGGGCGGCTCGCCGCGTTCGAGGGTCAGTAGCTGGCGACCACGAGCTGCCGGAACTCCTCCGGCGCCGTCAGCACGTCGGCGACCAGCTGCGCGGTCTCCGGCCCGCCCAGCGGGTCCAGCGGCCGCTGCTGCTCGTCCAGCTCGGCGAGCAGCTCGGCGTCCCCGGCCGCGCAGCCGTACCCCTGGCGGAGCGCTTCCACGCGGTCCTGCGGCATTTGCGGGGAGGCGATCAGCCCGCGCCCGGTCTGCCCGAGCGCGACCAGCTCGTCGATGATCATCTTCGCGCGGTCGTCGGGGGGCGCGGTCTCGAAGATCGTCGGGGTGTCGGGCAGCAGCGGGTCCGGCTCGTGGTCGATCGTGACCAGCGGCCGGACGTCACCCGCCTCGATCGCCGGGAGCTGGCTGTCGACCGGCAGGACGTGCGCGTCGGCGTTGCCCGCGACGACCGCCGTGCGGGCCTCCGGGGCGCCCGCGAACCCGGTGATGATCTCGAACGGGAAGCCGTAGGCGGTGCCCACGAGGTTCGGGGCGATGAAGTCGTTCGCCCCCGGACCCTGGGCGACGAACCGCACCGGCTGCTGTGCGGCCGCCAGGTCGGCGAAGCTGCCGACCGGGCTGTCCTGCGCCACGACCACGACGTTCGGCGGTGCGGAGACCCGCCCGATCCAGTTCAGGTCGTTCAGGTCGAAGTTCGCTCCCGCGGCCGCCGCGATCTGCGCGGAGACGAGGCCGACCGTGTTCACGATCTGGAAGCGGTTGTCCTCGGGTCCGGCCGCGGCCGTCTTGTTCGTCGCGACCAGCCCGCCCGCACCCGGCTCGTTCCGCACGACGATCGTCGCGCCCAGGCACTCCTCGAGGTAGGGCGCGAGCGCGCGGGCGTAGGCGTCGTAGCCGCCGCCGGGCTCGTAGGGGACGACCAGGTCGACGTCCTCCCCGGAGAACGGCCCGGCCGGCTCGCCGCTGCCTGCGGACGAGCCGCACGCGGCGAGGAGGGCCGCGAGCGCGGCGGCCGTCAGCGCCCGGCCGACGGTGCGCGTGGTGGTGGGGGACATCTGCTGCTCCTTTGCTGCAATGCCGGTGCTACGGGGCCGGTGCGACGGGCGGTTCGGGGGCGCCCGCGCCCGGAGGGCTACCGGCCGTCGAGGAAATCCAGGACCCGGGCCGGCGCGGTCTGCTCGGTCTGCTCGGCGACCGGGACGTCCCAGTACGCCGCGCGCGGCAGGCACTCCTGCAGGTAGCGCGCGGCCGACGGCGCGTGCGACTCGTCCTGGCCGGGCACGATCAGCGCCGGGACGTCGAGCCGCAGCAGGTCCTCCGGCTCGGCGCCGGGCACGGTGTCGCGGTCGAACATCAGCCGTGCCGTGCCGTTGACGACGAGGGCGTAGCGCGCGGGGTCGAGCCGCGCGTACGCCTCGGCGAACGCGGGATCGGTGCGCACCACGCTGTTCCACGGGCCGACTCGCGGGTCGGCCGCGAAACCCTGCTCCGTCTCGCCGACCAGCGCGACGACGCCCGCGAGGCCGTGCGCCTCGACGTGGGCCAGGTGCTGGGCGAAGCGGGCGTGTTGCTTCATGCGGTACTTCACGCCACCGGCCGGGGAGAACAGCACCATCGACCGGACGCGCTCCGGGTGCGCCACGGCCATCGCCGCCGCGGTCGAGCAACCGACGCAGCCGCCCATCAGGTGGGCTCGCTCGATGCCGAGGTGGTCGAGCAGCCCGATCGCCTGCGCGACGTAGTGGGACCACGTGAGCCGCTCGACCCGCCCGCCGGAGCGCCCGGACTCGCGCCGGTCGAACGTGATGCACGTGTAGTTCTCCGAGAGCTGCTCGAGCAGCGCGAGCCGGCGGTAGATCCCCACCGTGCGCCAGCTCTCCAGCGTCGAGTCGAAGCCGCCCGGGGAGAACATGAGCAGTGGCGGGCCGGAGCCGGCCACCTCGTAGCGGGTGCTGATCCCGTCGGCGACGGCGGTGGGCACGGTGGGTCCTCCCGGAGTCTCAGGTCACGGCGTGGGAACGGGGAGACCCCCGGGGAGCTGGCGGGCCGCCCGCACGTCGTCGGCGTAGCGGGTCAGGGCGTCCAGCGTCGTGCGGGCGACGTTGGCGTAGGTGTCGGGCGCGTCGTCGACGGCGCTCGCGGCGTAGCCGATGGCGGCGTGCGCCATGCGCATCCGCCCGTCCAACCAGGGCCCACCGCCGAAGCCGCCGAGCACCGGGACCGACACGGCCGCGGCCACCGCCGCACCGACCACCGGCCCCGAGTTCGTGAAGTTGAGCAGCACCGCGCCCGCGGCCTCCAGCCGCCGCGCCTCGGCGACCAGCTCCTCGGTCAGCTCGACCGGCACCTGGTCGGCGGCCGAGGGCGTGGAGCGGTACTCCACGCCGTAGCGCAGCGCGGTCTGGGGCGTGATGCCGAACTGCGCGAAGACCGGGATCCCGGCGCGCGTGATCGCGGTGACCGCGTCGAGGTGATCGGCAGCGCCGTCGACCTTGACGAGGTCGACCCCGGCCTCCTTCACGAACCGGATCGCCGCGCGGACGGCTTCGGTCGTGCCCTCCTGCACGGGGCCGTACGGGAAGTCGACGCAGACCAGGGCCCGCGAGACGCCGCGGCGCACCGCGCGCGCCACGGTGAGCATCTCGTCCATCGTGATCTCGAAGGGGTTGGCGTGGCCCCAGAGGTTCACCCCGACCGTGTCGCCCACGGACACGAGGTCCGCGCCGGCCCGGTCGGCCAGCCGCGCGATCTGGTAGTCCCACGCGACGACGCCGACGATCTTGCGGCCCTCGTCCTTGTACCGCTGCAGTGCTCGCAGGGTGGTCTTCTCGTGCTCGGCCATGGCGTCCGTCCTCGTCCTCTCCGGTCAGGCGCGCAGCGCCGTCAGCAGGTCGACGACGTCACTCTCGTCGGCGCCGGGCAGCAGCACCCGCGCGTGCGGGCGCAGCGCCGCGACGGCCCGGGCGGACCCGGGGCCGTCCGACACGACGAGCCCCGCGGTCTGCACCGCGCGCTGCCAGCAGGCCTTGCCGATCGTGTGCGCGCAGCCAGCGCCCGCGTCGCTCGTCGCGATCATGACCACGACGTCGGCGCTGGCCAGCTCGTCGGCGAGCGTCGCCGTGCCGCCGTCGACGCCGCGCAGCAGGACCGCGTCCGCGCCGTCGGTCGCCTCGCACACCGAGAACCGCGCGTTCGCCCACGGCAGCGCCGCGGTCCGACGGACCACCTCGGCCGCGCCGTCGTCGAGTGCGACGATCCGCGGCGCCCGCGCCGGAGCGACCGGCCGGTCGATGCGGAACCGGGCCTCGGCGGCCGTGGCCGCGCGGGCGCAGCTGCCGGGCATGCTGGGATCGACCACTCGGGGGGCCACGGGTCACACCGACGCGATCGGCATGCCGGGCTTCACGCGCACGTCGTCGCGGCAGGCGTCGAGGAAGGACTCGGAGTGCGGGAGCACGACGGCTGCCGAGCGCACGCGGTGGTGCTCCGGATCCACACCGGGCGGAGTCGTGCCGTGGTCGCGCAGCGCGATGGCCGCCTTGCGCAGCTTCTGGCGGGCCTTGATGATCCCGGCGTCGGCGGGGACGAGCCGTTCCTTGGACCGGTCGACGATCGGGCCCATGCTCTCCTGCAGCGACGCGTCCTGCATCGCGATGCCCTTGACCCCCGAGTAGTACTCGCCGCTGCGCTGCTTCTCGCGGTCCATCAGGTAGTCGTTGTCCCGGTTCGCAACCGGCCGGTAGGTGCCCGGGATGTTCTCGCTGTGCACGCCGTGGCCGTCGATCATCGCCTGCCGCTCGGCCGTCGTCAGCGCGCGGACCGGGTGGTAGTCGAAGCTGTAGGTCCAGCAGTTCTCGTCGTCGATGGGGATCCAGAAGTGCCCGTGGATGGGGTGGTCCCCGCGCGGCGGCACCATCGTGAAGGCCGGCATCACCCACGGCGTGATCCGCCAGTAGTACTTGCCCTCCTCGGCGTTGCGACGCGCTCCGACGAACAGTCCGCCGTCGGAGTCGGCCACCTCGAAGAAGGGCTTCTTGTCGTTCTGGTTGTACTCGTTGCCCTTGGCCCCCCTGAACAGCGGATCGGTCTTCAGCCCGCCCGAGTGCAGGAACGTGACGTGGCTGGAGTCGATGCCGCCCTCGAAGGCCTGCAGCCAGTTGCACTGCTGCAGCCGCTTCGACGTGTAGGTCTGCTCCGGCGGCACGAGCGCGAACTCGAACTCCGGCAGCGGCGGCTGCTTCGCCGGGTCCCCCATGTAGGTCCAGAGGATGTCGCCGATCTTGACCAGCGGATACGCCGTGAGCTTGACGTTCTGGCAGAAGCTCGAGTTGTCCGCCTCCGACGGCACCTCCACGCACTGGCCCGTGACGTCGTACTTCCACCCGTGGTACGGGCAGCGCAGCCCGCGCTCCTCGTTGCGGCCGAACCACAGCGACGCGCCGCGGTGAGCGCAGAACTCGTCGATCAGCCCGTAGCGCCCGTCGGTGTCGCGGAAGGCGATGAGCCGCTCGGACAGCAGCTTGAGCCGTACCGGCGGGCAGTCGTCCTCCGGGAGCTCCTCGGCCAGGCAGGCCGGCATCCAGTACTGCCGGAACAACGCACCCATGGGCGTCCCCGGGCCGGTGCGGGTCAGCAGTTCGTTGATGTCGGGACGAAGCACGGATGACTCCCTCTCGGGACGGAACGCCGGGGCGGACTAACAGTTATACCAAATAGCTGGCCGCGGTCAACGCCGCGACGCTCAGGGCTGCTCGGGCGGCACGTCGACGGTCAGCCCGTCGAGCTCCGCCGTCACCGGGACCTGGCACGAGAGCCGGCTCCCGTCGCGGCGTTCGGACACCGCGAGATCGAGGAGGTCCTCCTCCATGTCGTTCGGCTCGCCGACGAGCGGCACGAACTCGGCCCGCACCCAGACGTGGCACGTCGCACAGGACGCGTTGCCGCCGCACTCGCCGACGATGCCCGGAACGCCGTTCTTCACGGCCGCTGCCATCACCGATTCCCCGATGACGGCATCGACGGCGTGCCCCTGCCCGTCGCTGCCGACGTAGATCACCTTCGGCACGGTTGAGACGTCCTCTCCTGCAGATGGTCTGTCCATTAGACCATGAGGGTCTCCCCGGAGCCAGCGTCAGGTTCGTGGCGTTTGGTGCCGCCCGTACCGTTCGATGGACTGTCCATTGGGCATACACTGCGGGCGTGCCGAGGCCCGGAACGACATCCCCCGCCACAGACGGCGGTGCGACCTCCAACAAGGGCGACCTGCTCAGCCGCGTGAGCGTCGGTCGCATCTCCGAGGTCATCGTCGACCAGATCCGGTTGCTGATCCGCTCCGGTCAGCTCACCGCCGGTGACCGCCTCCCGTCCGAGCGGGAGCTGTGCGAGCGGTTCGGCGTCAGCCGGGTCACCGTGCGCGAGGCGCTGCGGGTGCTCGAGGCCAACGGACTGGTCGACATCCGCGTCGGAGCGCGGGGCGGCGCCTTCGTCACCGCGCCCAGCAGCCGGATGGTCGGCGAGGGCATCGCCGACCTCATCTCGCTCTCCAGCCTCAGCGCCATGGAGGTCACCGAGGCGCGCATGGTCTTCGAGCTCGGGCTCGTGCCGCTCGTCTGCGAGCGGGCCACCGACGAGGACGTCGCCGCGCTGTACGAGATCTGCGACCGCAGCAGCGCCGCCCTCGAGGCCGACGACTACCCGCTCGCCCTGTCCGCGGAGTGGCACACCCGCTTCGCGCGCGCCACCCACAACCGCGCGATCACCCTGCTCGCCGAGTCACTGCACGACCCGATGATCCGCTCCCTCCAGCAGGCCCGCTCCTCCGAGCCCACGCACGGGCGCCGCGGCGCCGACGAGCACCGCGCGCTGGTCGACGCCGTCGCCGCGCGCGACGTCCCCCGCGCCACCGAGCTGATGAGCGTTCACCTCAACCGGACCGCCTCCCGGGTCGCCGGTGCAGAGGGAGCGGAGCAGACAGTCCGCTGACTCCGACCGCCCGTTCCGCTCAGCTCGGCGCGAGGCCGTCCCCGAACACCAGCGACTTGATCGTCACCGGAACCGTGTTCGACGGGTAGCGCAGCCGGCCGATGTCCACGTAGTCGAAGTCGCGCAGGTGCAACCCGTCGAGGACGAGCAGCTCGCCGGTCACGTCGAGCTCCTCGGTCAGCAGCCTTCCCAGCGTCATGGCGACATCGCCGTCGAGGACGAGGTAGACGGGCCTGCCGCGGTCGATCCGCTCGGCGAGGCCGGCGCGCAGGCCGCGGGCGAATGCGTGGAGCCGCGCATAGCTGGGCGTCCCCGTCCAGGACATCGCCAGTGCGAGGTCGCCGTCCGGGCCGTCGGCGACGAGGGCGACGAGGTGGCGGCGGACGGCGGACGCGACCGCGGTGGGGTCCACCGTCTCGCCCAGCACGCACGCGGGCCGGACGACCTGCAGGTTGCGGCGCGGCAGCAGGGCGTCGGGGTCGGAGATCCAGCAGGTGTTCCCGCTGAGCTGCACGCTGTACTCCGACGCGCCGAGCGCGGTCGCGCGAATGCACTCCCCGGCGGGGAGCAGCGGCCACGGCAGCGCGCCCGCGTCGATGCGCCGCCGCATGGCCTGCCCGAGCGGGCGGCCGAGGTCGCCGAACTGCGCGTTCTCCCGGTCGTAGACGTACTCCGCCACACCGCCGGAGAACATGACTCCGTCGATGCGTCCGAGGTCGCCGAGGGTGTCGGTGAGGAGGAAGGGCGCAGCCTCGGCCCGGCCCGTGACCGCCGCCACCACGACGTCCGCCATCGACTCCGCCACGCGATC
This window harbors:
- a CDS encoding tripartite tricarboxylate transporter substrate-binding protein, whose translation is MSPTTTRTVGRALTAAALAALLAACGSSAGSGEPAGPFSGEDVDLVVPYEPGGGYDAYARALAPYLEECLGATIVVRNEPGAGGLVATNKTAAAGPEDNRFQIVNTVGLVSAQIAAAAGANFDLNDLNWIGRVSAPPNVVVVAQDSPVGSFADLAAAQQPVRFVAQGPGANDFIAPNLVGTAYGFPFEIITGFAGAPEARTAVVAGNADAHVLPVDSQLPAIEAGDVRPLVTIDHEPDPLLPDTPTIFETAPPDDRAKMIIDELVALGQTGRGLIASPQMPQDRVEALRQGYGCAAGDAELLAELDEQQRPLDPLGGPETAQLVADVLTAPEEFRQLVVASY
- a CDS encoding 2Fe-2S iron-sulfur cluster-binding protein encodes the protein MPKVIYVGSDGQGHAVDAVIGESVMAAAVKNGVPGIVGECGGNASCATCHVWVRAEFVPLVGEPNDMEEDLLDLAVSERRDGSRLSCQVPVTAELDGLTVDVPPEQP
- a CDS encoding ethanolamine ammonia-lyase reactivating factor EutA, whose protein sequence is MEARTVHSAHVPGHDHDHDDEPLSPIEDNPIWQQDNVVLASVGMDIGSSGTQVVFSQLHLRRIGEDLTSRYVVVRRETRYRSPVALTPYTSAELIDAAALGSIIDRAYGEARVDPAEVDTGVVILTGEALRRRNAEAIARILADRGGALVTATAGHNMEAMLAAYGSGAAQTSYDTGSRILNIDIGGGTTKLAVLDRGRIVATAAVHVGGRLQVVDEDGTIVRLDPAGATHADRAGHHWQLGGTVRDGECDRVAESMADVVVAAVTGRAEAAPFLLTDTLGDLGRIDGVMFSGGVAEYVYDRENAQFGDLGRPLGQAMRRRIDAGALPWPLLPAGECIRATALGASEYSVQLSGNTCWISDPDALLPRRNLQVVRPACVLGETVDPTAVASAVRRHLVALVADGPDGDLALAMSWTGTPSYARLHAFARGLRAGLAERIDRGRPVYLVLDGDVAMTLGRLLTEELDVTGELLVLDGLHLRDFDYVDIGRLRYPSNTVPVTIKSLVFGDGLAPS
- a CDS encoding RpiB/LacA/LacB family sugar-phosphate isomerase yields the protein MRIAIAADHNGVALKARLVAVLRERGDDVADLGAADAGELVDYPPLCFAVCRRVLDGAADRGIVVGGSGLGETVACNKIHGIRAGLCPDLFHARISRGNNDANVLVLGAKVVAPDLAEQIVDTWLTTAFNGGVHQRRLDQIAALERGEPLP
- a CDS encoding aromatic ring-hydroxylating dioxygenase subunit alpha; translated protein: MLRPDINELLTRTGPGTPMGALFRQYWMPACLAEELPEDDCPPVRLKLLSERLIAFRDTDGRYGLIDEFCAHRGASLWFGRNEERGLRCPYHGWKYDVTGQCVEVPSEADNSSFCQNVKLTAYPLVKIGDILWTYMGDPAKQPPLPEFEFALVPPEQTYTSKRLQQCNWLQAFEGGIDSSHVTFLHSGGLKTDPLFRGAKGNEYNQNDKKPFFEVADSDGGLFVGARRNAEEGKYYWRITPWVMPAFTMVPPRGDHPIHGHFWIPIDDENCWTYSFDYHPVRALTTAERQAMIDGHGVHSENIPGTYRPVANRDNDYLMDREKQRSGEYYSGVKGIAMQDASLQESMGPIVDRSKERLVPADAGIIKARQKLRKAAIALRDHGTTPPGVDPEHHRVRSAAVVLPHSESFLDACRDDVRVKPGMPIASV
- a CDS encoding 3-methyl-2-oxobutanoate hydroxymethyltransferase; the encoded protein is MAEHEKTTLRALQRYKDEGRKIVGVVAWDYQIARLADRAGADLVSVGDTVGVNLWGHANPFEITMDEMLTVARAVRRGVSRALVCVDFPYGPVQEGTTEAVRAAIRFVKEAGVDLVKVDGAADHLDAVTAITRAGIPVFAQFGITPQTALRYGVEYRSTPSAADQVPVELTEELVAEARRLEAAGAVLLNFTNSGPVVGAAVAAAVSVPVLGGFGGGPWLDGRMRMAHAAIGYAASAVDDAPDTYANVARTTLDALTRYADDVRAARQLPGGLPVPTP
- a CDS encoding FadR/GntR family transcriptional regulator, whose amino-acid sequence is MPRPGTTSPATDGGATSNKGDLLSRVSVGRISEVIVDQIRLLIRSGQLTAGDRLPSERELCERFGVSRVTVREALRVLEANGLVDIRVGARGGAFVTAPSSRMVGEGIADLISLSSLSAMEVTEARMVFELGLVPLVCERATDEDVAALYEICDRSSAALEADDYPLALSAEWHTRFARATHNRAITLLAESLHDPMIRSLQQARSSEPTHGRRGADEHRALVDAVAARDVPRATELMSVHLNRTASRVAGAEGAEQTVR
- a CDS encoding alpha/beta fold hydrolase yields the protein MPTAVADGISTRYEVAGSGPPLLMFSPGGFDSTLESWRTVGIYRRLALLEQLSENYTCITFDRRESGRSGGRVERLTWSHYVAQAIGLLDHLGIERAHLMGGCVGCSTAAAMAVAHPERVRSMVLFSPAGGVKYRMKQHARFAQHLAHVEAHGLAGVVALVGETEQGFAADPRVGPWNSVVRTDPAFAEAYARLDPARYALVVNGTARLMFDRDTVPGAEPEDLLRLDVPALIVPGQDESHAPSAARYLQECLPRAAYWDVPVAEQTEQTAPARVLDFLDGR